A stretch of the uncultured Trichococcus sp. genome encodes the following:
- a CDS encoding carbamoyl phosphate synthase-like protein: MSEEANSVSFVPVIVGGNRGAYSLARAFYEAYQVKTNLISPIIIGPIGNSRIIKHYIQPGIDDLDLFFETIQQIGRDYPNMKKIIFGADDRYAELLIRTKDRFGDDWIIPYVDEPVFLRATNKESFYAICEKAGVPYPKTVVMDEFSLDLPFEFPIIIKPANAIMYQGLHFDGKEKVFIGRDEKDLERIYHLVRDNGYTDNLILQEYVPGDDTYLGVVTVYTSPRDKEIKLIAFGHILLEDHTPSAIGNHLTIWAREEQKIVASVQKLIAETEFYGFSNFDVKYDKRKDDYVFFELNGRLGVSNYYVTASGNNVAKYYVEDYIAKKKLGVTINTNEALFTMTPKNLLLKYLESDVLRKKVKELYKEGKVVHPLDAPFEVSPKRKFYVLASKFNYYKKFRAHPPEE, from the coding sequence ATGAGCGAAGAAGCCAACTCCGTCAGTTTCGTTCCCGTAATCGTAGGGGGGAACAGAGGAGCCTATAGTTTGGCGAGAGCTTTCTATGAAGCGTACCAAGTTAAAACGAATCTTATCAGCCCGATAATCATAGGTCCTATCGGCAATTCCCGCATCATCAAGCATTACATCCAACCGGGAATCGATGACCTGGATCTTTTTTTTGAGACCATCCAACAAATCGGCCGTGACTATCCGAATATGAAAAAAATTATCTTCGGGGCAGATGACCGCTATGCGGAACTGCTGATCCGGACGAAAGACCGCTTCGGTGATGATTGGATCATTCCGTATGTGGATGAGCCCGTCTTCCTGCGGGCGACCAATAAGGAAAGTTTTTACGCCATCTGTGAAAAAGCAGGCGTTCCCTATCCGAAGACTGTAGTCATGGATGAATTTTCTCTTGATTTGCCGTTTGAATTTCCGATCATCATCAAGCCTGCGAATGCCATCATGTACCAGGGACTGCATTTTGACGGCAAAGAAAAAGTCTTCATCGGACGGGATGAAAAGGATCTTGAACGCATCTATCATTTGGTGCGTGACAACGGCTATACAGACAACCTGATCCTGCAGGAGTACGTGCCCGGTGATGATACCTATCTTGGCGTCGTGACGGTCTACACATCGCCTCGGGACAAGGAAATCAAGCTGATTGCATTCGGCCACATCCTCTTGGAGGACCATACGCCATCCGCCATCGGCAACCACCTGACAATCTGGGCCAGGGAAGAGCAGAAGATTGTTGCTTCCGTTCAAAAATTGATTGCGGAAACCGAGTTTTATGGCTTCTCCAATTTTGACGTGAAGTACGATAAGCGCAAAGATGACTATGTTTTCTTTGAACTGAACGGGCGCCTTGGCGTCAGCAATTATTATGTCACCGCCAGCGGGAATAATGTCGCGAAATACTATGTTGAAGATTACATCGCCAAGAAAAAACTTGGGGTGACCATCAACACGAATGAAGCCTTGTTCACGATGACGCCAAAGAACCTTTTGCTGAAGTATCTCGAGTCCGATGTGTTGCGGAAAAAAGTAAAGGAGCTGTACAAAGAAGGGAAAGTCGTGCACCCTTTGGATGCGCCTTTTGAAGTCAGCCCAAAAAGAAAATTCTATGTGTTGGCTTCCAAATTCAACTATTACAAAAAATTCAGAGCGCATCCGCCAGAGGAATGA
- a CDS encoding nucleotidyltransferase, which produces MKVCGVIAEYNPFHNGHRYQLSEAKRMTGSDVMVVAMSGNFVQRGAPALLDKWTRAEIALRNGADIVVEMPVLASVQSADLFAKAGIRLLQAMQCDAFAFGAEEGTAEDFISHSRFLREHGSEIDRIFQTYRNDGRTYAAQLETAIAEVLRPQGSAISFSTPNNQLGLAYVKENEQFPEPMETAIVLRRGAGHNDSDFFGQEFASGTAIREWALHHGKEAKTKYMGRFVPQETLEVLQRRPLLDWAPYWGMLQYQLMLLSHAELRNIYQVEEGIEYRLKKEAEDAADFMTFIRRMKNKRWTWARLQRVCSYILLGITKAEAAAFQEKADTIRLLGFTEAGRRYLNALKKNTETPIITKVREPHKADLQLEIRSDRIYRLGAIPTLEEQNFTRSPIYIRNDLHNLK; this is translated from the coding sequence ATGAAAGTCTGTGGCGTAATCGCAGAATATAATCCTTTCCACAATGGGCATCGCTATCAATTGTCGGAAGCCAAGCGGATGACCGGCAGTGATGTCATGGTTGTTGCAATGAGCGGGAATTTTGTTCAAAGGGGTGCGCCCGCTTTGTTGGATAAATGGACGCGTGCGGAAATCGCTTTGCGGAACGGAGCGGATATTGTTGTGGAGATGCCCGTACTAGCAAGTGTGCAGTCCGCGGATCTGTTCGCAAAGGCAGGCATCCGCTTGTTGCAGGCGATGCAGTGCGATGCCTTTGCATTCGGTGCTGAAGAAGGAACGGCGGAAGATTTCATTTCGCACAGCCGCTTCTTGCGCGAACACGGATCGGAAATCGATCGGATTTTTCAGACTTACCGAAATGATGGCAGAACCTACGCTGCGCAACTGGAAACGGCCATTGCCGAGGTCCTGCGCCCACAAGGTTCTGCCATTTCCTTTTCAACACCTAACAATCAGCTCGGGCTGGCATATGTCAAAGAAAACGAACAGTTCCCCGAACCGATGGAAACGGCCATTGTGCTCAGACGAGGTGCCGGACATAACGACAGCGACTTTTTCGGACAAGAATTCGCAAGTGGGACCGCCATTCGCGAATGGGCGCTCCACCACGGGAAGGAAGCCAAAACGAAGTACATGGGCAGGTTTGTGCCGCAAGAAACGTTAGAGGTGCTGCAGAGGCGTCCTCTGCTTGATTGGGCCCCTTACTGGGGGATGCTGCAATATCAGCTTATGCTGCTTTCGCATGCGGAACTCCGCAACATCTATCAAGTCGAAGAAGGTATCGAATACAGGCTGAAAAAAGAGGCTGAGGATGCCGCTGATTTTATGACCTTCATTCGGCGCATGAAAAACAAGCGCTGGACATGGGCCCGGTTGCAGCGGGTCTGTTCCTATATTTTGTTGGGGATAACCAAAGCGGAAGCGGCCGCCTTCCAGGAAAAAGCGGACACTATCCGCTTGCTCGGATTTACGGAGGCCGGAAGACGCTATCTGAACGCTTTGAAAAAAAATACGGAGACCCCGATCATCACGAAAGTACGTGAGCCACACAAAGCGGACTTGCAGCTGGAAATCCGAAGTGACCGCATCTATCGTTTGGGGGCCATTCCGACTTTGGAGGAGCAGAATTTCACCCGGTCACCCATTTACATCCGAAATGATCTGCATAATCTGAAATAA
- a CDS encoding class I SAM-dependent methyltransferase — protein sequence MSYDIFAHYYDEIMDQSVYDSWLLYVEKYTAGKSGLNIMELACGTGKIAVELAKKGHRVTGVDLSDEMLSLAYNRMQEEGVKLSLAVGDMRSLEPMGDFDVVTCFSDSLCYMSDEAEVAEVFQSVIRNLGPGGVFLFDVHSMHQVNDVFPGYQYIYQDEAGAFLWESFAGEAANSVEHDLTFFVGSQSNPELFERHSEYHRERTYPLEVYKRLLREAGFTEVTATAEFGESEVREDSPRWFFACRKA from the coding sequence ATGAGTTACGACATCTTTGCCCATTACTATGATGAAATAATGGACCAGTCTGTCTACGACAGCTGGCTTCTTTATGTTGAAAAATATACAGCCGGAAAATCCGGTCTGAACATCATGGAACTGGCTTGCGGAACAGGGAAGATCGCAGTGGAATTGGCAAAAAAAGGCCATCGGGTGACAGGTGTCGATCTCTCCGACGAAATGCTTTCGCTTGCCTACAATCGCATGCAGGAAGAAGGCGTTAAGCTTTCTTTGGCTGTGGGGGATATGCGTTCCCTGGAGCCGATGGGGGATTTTGACGTCGTGACGTGCTTCTCTGATTCTCTTTGCTACATGTCTGATGAAGCTGAAGTGGCGGAAGTCTTTCAAAGCGTCATCCGGAATCTCGGACCTGGCGGTGTTTTTTTGTTCGACGTCCACTCGATGCATCAAGTGAATGACGTTTTTCCGGGATATCAATACATCTATCAGGATGAAGCGGGAGCCTTCCTCTGGGAAAGTTTTGCCGGTGAAGCTGCAAACAGTGTCGAGCATGATCTGACTTTCTTCGTGGGATCCCAAAGTAATCCGGAATTGTTTGAACGCCATTCGGAATACCATCGCGAACGCACCTATCCGTTGGAAGTCTACAAGCGGCTGCTCAGAGAAGCAGGATTCACCGAAGTGACGGCTACAGCCGAATTCGGTGAATCCGAAGTGCGCGAGGACAGTCCGCGCTGGTTTTTTGCCTGTCGTAAAGCTTAA
- the rsfS gene encoding ribosome silencing factor, with the protein MKLTSEELLEVVVKAADDKLAQDIMALDVRGLTSIGDYFVVMNGRNEKQVAAIVESIVENVYKNKGEIKNVEGKDSGKWTLIDLNDVIVHVFNHEERGYYNIEKLWSDAPMVDISGMVTEQ; encoded by the coding sequence ATGAAATTAACAAGTGAAGAATTATTGGAAGTAGTGGTTAAAGCTGCAGATGACAAATTGGCTCAGGATATCATGGCATTGGATGTGCGCGGGTTGACATCGATCGGTGATTACTTTGTCGTCATGAACGGCCGCAATGAAAAGCAAGTCGCTGCAATCGTTGAATCGATCGTGGAGAACGTATACAAAAACAAAGGCGAAATCAAAAATGTTGAAGGCAAAGATTCAGGCAAATGGACATTGATCGATCTGAACGACGTCATCGTGCATGTGTTCAACCACGAGGAACGCGGTTATTACAACATCGAAAAATTATGGAGCGATGCGCCTATGGTCGACATCTCAGGGATGGTCACAGAGCAATGA
- the yqeK gene encoding bis(5'-nucleosyl)-tetraphosphatase (symmetrical) YqeK, translating into MTKTEIAYTGTFTEWTREAVLAEVERQMKPSRFQHVLRVEACSIELAEKYGASVEACSLAALLHDFAKEHDPKNMKAIVLSQGMDSEMTVYGSEIMHGPVGAYYAETVFGITDEAILDAIRQHTIGGETMTLIGKVLFIADYIESGRSFKGVDEARRLAGISLDEAAYFKIEKTIIHLVKKELPIYPGTIYVYNSWVQRKVGKS; encoded by the coding sequence ATGACGAAGACTGAGATTGCATATACAGGGACCTTTACGGAGTGGACGCGGGAAGCTGTTTTGGCTGAAGTGGAAAGACAGATGAAGCCATCGCGTTTCCAGCATGTGCTGCGGGTGGAAGCCTGTTCCATCGAATTGGCGGAAAAATATGGCGCATCCGTGGAAGCGTGCTCGTTGGCCGCTCTTCTGCACGACTTTGCGAAAGAACATGATCCAAAAAACATGAAGGCAATCGTTCTGTCCCAAGGGATGGACAGCGAAATGACCGTCTACGGCAGCGAAATCATGCATGGACCTGTCGGGGCTTATTATGCCGAAACGGTATTCGGAATCACGGATGAGGCTATCCTTGACGCAATCCGCCAACATACAATCGGCGGGGAGACGATGACCCTGATCGGGAAAGTCCTGTTCATAGCCGATTACATCGAATCAGGCCGCTCTTTCAAGGGCGTCGACGAAGCCAGAAGATTGGCGGGAATCAGTCTGGACGAGGCAGCTTATTTTAAAATAGAAAAAACAATCATCCATCTGGTGAAGAAAGAGCTGCCGATTTATCCCGGCACGATCTATGTCTACAACAGTTGGGTCCAAAGAAAAGTGGGGAAATCATAA
- a CDS encoding nicotinate-nucleotide adenylyltransferase — MIIEETEVETQIAFQDRKRIGIMGGTFSPPHLGHLIVAQQVGEQLGLDKIYFMPDAEPPHIDEKASISAKHRESMVRLSIAGNPLFDIETIELERGGKSFTIDTMKLLTSMHPDTDYYFIIGGDMVEYLPKWKSIAELVQLVQFVGVARPGYGRESIYPIIWVDAPLIDISSTEIRKMVKTGRSIRYLVKEDVKDYILEEGLYLDDED, encoded by the coding sequence ATGATCATCGAAGAAACAGAAGTCGAGACGCAGATCGCTTTCCAGGACCGGAAACGCATCGGCATCATGGGTGGGACCTTCAGTCCCCCTCATTTGGGCCATCTGATCGTCGCACAGCAGGTGGGGGAGCAACTCGGCTTGGATAAGATCTATTTCATGCCCGATGCCGAACCGCCTCATATCGATGAAAAGGCATCGATTTCGGCGAAACATCGTGAGTCGATGGTGCGGTTGTCCATTGCGGGCAATCCGTTGTTCGATATCGAAACGATCGAGTTGGAGCGCGGTGGCAAAAGTTTTACGATCGATACGATGAAATTGTTGACGTCCATGCACCCGGATACCGATTATTATTTCATCATCGGCGGGGACATGGTTGAATACTTGCCTAAGTGGAAAAGCATCGCTGAATTGGTGCAACTTGTTCAGTTCGTCGGTGTTGCCAGACCAGGATACGGAAGGGAAAGCATCTATCCGATCATCTGGGTCGATGCGCCTTTGATCGACATCAGCTCGACGGAAATCCGCAAAATGGTCAAGACCGGCCGTTCGATCCGTTATTTGGTTAAAGAGGATGTCAAAGATTACATTTTGGAAGAAGGACTTTATCTCGATGACGAAGACTGA
- the yhbY gene encoding ribosome assembly RNA-binding protein YhbY, with the protein MELRGKQKQYLKKEAHHMNPLFQVGKGGLNEEMLYQIGEALEKRELLKIALLQNTDEETEDVAATIEEKLKANVVQQIGRTLVLFKPSSKEKNRRYSTVVEKI; encoded by the coding sequence ATGGAATTAAGAGGCAAACAAAAACAATATTTGAAAAAAGAAGCGCACCACATGAATCCGCTCTTCCAAGTGGGTAAGGGTGGCTTGAATGAGGAGATGCTTTACCAAATCGGGGAAGCATTGGAAAAAAGAGAATTGTTGAAAATCGCGCTTTTGCAGAACACGGATGAGGAAACGGAAGATGTCGCTGCAACGATCGAAGAAAAGCTGAAAGCGAACGTCGTCCAACAAATCGGACGCACGCTTGTGTTGTTCAAACCGTCCTCGAAAGAAAAGAACCGTCGTTATTCGACTGTCGTTGAAAAAATCTAA
- the yqeH gene encoding ribosome biogenesis GTPase YqeH — translation MTKEELTEELYCIGCGAKIQTDDPTERGYTPAAALQKGLDSGQLYCQRCFRLRHYNQMEKVSVTDDEFLAMLNTISMEDALIVNVIDLFDVYGSMIPGLHRFAGKNKVLVVGNKVDVLPKSVKLSRVKQWLTEQVQSVGLRPVDVVLVSGKKATSIDDLLETIEEQRDGKDVYVVGVTNVGKSTVMNQIIRAATGNKEDVITTSQFPGTTLDQIRIPLDDGHFLIDTPGIIHHHQMAHVLSPKELKLVAPQHEIKPITYQLNPEQTLFLGGASRFDFISGEKSSFTCYFANDLKIHRTKLEKADEFYEKHLGGLLQPPSAEDAENFPPLVRREFNVKVPSDIVFSGLGWITVRKPGKVAAWVPQGVDTVMRKPII, via the coding sequence TTGACTAAAGAAGAATTAACAGAAGAACTCTATTGCATCGGCTGTGGGGCGAAAATCCAGACAGATGATCCGACCGAACGAGGATATACTCCGGCGGCCGCTTTGCAAAAGGGTTTGGATTCCGGGCAATTATACTGCCAACGTTGCTTCAGGTTGCGCCATTACAACCAGATGGAAAAAGTTTCCGTCACGGATGATGAATTTTTGGCGATGCTGAACACCATCTCGATGGAAGATGCCTTGATCGTAAATGTCATCGACTTGTTTGACGTTTACGGTAGCATGATTCCCGGTTTGCATCGCTTTGCGGGCAAAAATAAAGTGTTGGTGGTCGGAAATAAAGTGGATGTTTTGCCGAAGTCGGTCAAACTTTCGCGTGTGAAGCAATGGCTGACGGAACAAGTGCAGTCTGTAGGCTTGCGTCCGGTTGATGTCGTGCTGGTAAGCGGCAAGAAAGCGACATCCATTGATGATCTGTTGGAGACCATCGAAGAACAGCGGGATGGGAAAGATGTTTATGTAGTGGGCGTTACGAATGTGGGCAAATCCACTGTCATGAACCAGATCATCCGTGCCGCTACCGGCAATAAGGAAGATGTCATCACGACTTCCCAATTCCCAGGGACGACTTTGGATCAGATCCGTATTCCGTTGGACGATGGGCATTTCCTCATCGATACGCCGGGGATCATCCATCACCATCAAATGGCGCATGTCCTGAGCCCGAAAGAATTGAAGCTTGTAGCGCCGCAACACGAAATTAAGCCAATCACTTATCAGTTGAACCCGGAACAGACGCTGTTCTTGGGCGGGGCATCGCGTTTTGATTTCATCAGTGGGGAAAAATCGTCCTTCACTTGCTATTTCGCAAATGACTTGAAAATTCACCGCACCAAATTGGAAAAAGCGGATGAATTCTATGAAAAACATCTGGGTGGCCTTCTGCAGCCGCCGTCTGCAGAAGACGCGGAAAATTTCCCGCCATTGGTCAGACGTGAATTCAATGTCAAAGTACCGTCCGATATCGTATTTTCCGGATTGGGATGGATCACTGTCCGTAAACCAGGAAAAGTCGCAGCATGGGTACCACAAGGCGTAGACACTGTCATGCGCAAACCAATCATTTAA
- a CDS encoding YqeG family HAD IIIA-type phosphatase, whose amino-acid sequence MLNKFKPTWMVESIYHITPEQLEKNNINGVLTDLDNTLIAWNNPEGTQELKDWIALMKENAIPVVIISNNSDKRIKIIADKLQLPYVPRSLKPSRRGYIKAAKQLQLPLDQCLMVGDQLITDVFGANRAGVKSAWVMPIINSDGWNTRINRFFERKLLKRLLKNDPGMIWRKSLD is encoded by the coding sequence ATGTTAAATAAATTCAAACCGACATGGATGGTGGAATCCATCTATCACATCACTCCGGAACAACTTGAAAAGAACAACATCAACGGTGTGCTGACCGATCTGGATAATACCTTGATCGCTTGGAATAATCCGGAAGGGACACAGGAGTTGAAGGATTGGATCGCTTTGATGAAAGAAAATGCGATACCTGTCGTCATCATTTCCAACAACAGCGATAAGCGCATCAAAATAATCGCTGATAAACTGCAATTACCCTATGTGCCTAGATCTCTGAAGCCTTCTCGCCGTGGCTACATCAAAGCAGCCAAACAGCTGCAACTGCCGTTGGATCAATGCCTGATGGTGGGGGACCAATTGATTACGGATGTTTTTGGCGCGAATCGGGCGGGAGTCAAGAGTGCATGGGTAATGCCGATCATCAACTCGGACGGATGGAATACGCGCATAAATCGATTCTTTGAAAGAAAGCTGCTGAAACGTTTGTTGAAAAATGATCCAGGAATGATATGGAGGAAATCACTTGACTAA
- the thrB gene encoding homoserine kinase, which translates to MFDIRVPATSANLGPGFDSLGLAVSLYLTLTVKEEADEWEILHDLGAGIPTDKTNLIIETALSLAPNMAPRKITMTSEVPAARGLGSSSAAIVAGIELANQCADLQLSIDDKIQIATRIEGHPDNVTPAITGDFTVGTVLDSKVYWTKASFPEVALVVTIPEKELLTKESRAVLPDSLPFKEAVKGSSISNMLVAAVFAGDIVKAGALMEKDVFHEPYRGTLVPELSQVRELGHEMGAYGTYLSGAGTTILTMIHPEKAEAFVAAAKAAVKDSAVKLLHVEKNGVQVIK; encoded by the coding sequence ATGTTTGATATCCGTGTACCGGCAACTTCCGCCAATTTGGGGCCAGGGTTCGATTCCCTTGGATTGGCTGTATCATTATATTTGACGTTGACTGTAAAAGAAGAGGCCGACGAATGGGAAATCCTCCACGATTTGGGGGCGGGGATCCCCACCGATAAAACAAATCTGATTATTGAGACCGCGTTGTCTTTGGCGCCGAATATGGCACCAAGGAAAATCACGATGACGAGTGAAGTGCCTGCCGCCAGAGGATTGGGCAGCAGTTCAGCTGCGATCGTTGCGGGGATCGAGTTGGCCAATCAATGCGCAGATCTGCAATTGAGCATTGACGATAAAATTCAGATCGCTACGCGCATCGAAGGTCATCCCGATAATGTGACGCCTGCCATCACCGGTGATTTTACGGTCGGAACTGTTTTGGATTCCAAAGTATACTGGACGAAGGCGAGTTTCCCTGAGGTTGCCTTGGTAGTGACGATTCCGGAAAAGGAATTGTTGACGAAGGAGAGCAGGGCCGTTTTGCCGGATTCGCTTCCGTTCAAGGAAGCTGTCAAAGGCAGCAGTATCTCGAATATGCTGGTGGCGGCAGTTTTTGCGGGTGACATCGTAAAAGCGGGCGCATTGATGGAGAAAGATGTATTCCATGAGCCCTATCGGGGCACCTTGGTTCCGGAGTTGAGTCAAGTCCGGGAATTGGGGCATGAAATGGGTGCGTACGGTACTTACCTGAGTGGTGCCGGCACGACGATCCTTACGATGATCCACCCTGAAAAAGCAGAGGCGTTCGTTGCCGCGGCCAAAGCCGCTGTCAAAGACAGTGCAGTCAAGCTGCTGCATGTTGAAAAAAATGGCGTGCAAGTAATCAAATAA
- a CDS encoding homoserine dehydrogenase, whose protein sequence is MANKIYVGLLGLGTIGTGVARIIGGHQNKINQVVGQEVVIKTVLDRDLDKCKTFFGESVHCTDNFDEILNDDDISIIVELIGYVPAAKDYISKALAAGKHVVSANKDLVALHGKELVTLAKANKCDFLYEAAVAGGVPILRAITESFASDNIQKVMGIVNGTTNFMMTKMDKEGYSYDEALALAQELGFAEKNPTSDVDGLDAARKMVILARLAFGTNDVTLDDVAVTGIRNVSINDIKLANRLGYKIKLIGTAEKIEDSVNVEVGPVFVPESHPLASVNNEMNAVFVAGEALGETMFYGAGAGELPTATAVVSDVMNIAKNILLGTTGNIFNEYEVETLIAKPEQVINPVFMRLEVTDRAGQFLELAKIFATAEVSFDKIIQEPLANGKAIIVIVTHPMSKAQENEIIQAMEDNDDMKLKVHFKVLEH, encoded by the coding sequence ATGGCAAACAAGATTTATGTAGGTTTATTAGGACTAGGGACGATAGGGACTGGCGTTGCCCGCATCATAGGTGGCCACCAGAATAAAATCAATCAAGTGGTCGGCCAGGAAGTGGTCATCAAAACGGTTCTGGACCGCGACCTTGACAAATGCAAAACATTCTTTGGCGAGTCTGTTCATTGCACTGATAATTTTGATGAAATTTTAAACGACGATGATATTTCGATTATTGTAGAATTGATCGGATATGTTCCGGCAGCAAAAGATTATATTTCCAAAGCGTTGGCGGCCGGGAAACATGTCGTCTCAGCAAACAAAGACCTTGTGGCTTTGCATGGGAAAGAATTGGTCACACTGGCGAAAGCGAACAAATGCGACTTCTTGTATGAAGCGGCTGTTGCTGGCGGGGTTCCGATCCTGCGTGCGATTACGGAAAGTTTCGCTTCCGACAATATCCAGAAAGTCATGGGGATCGTGAACGGTACGACCAACTTCATGATGACGAAAATGGACAAAGAAGGCTATTCTTACGATGAGGCTTTAGCATTGGCACAAGAATTGGGCTTTGCCGAAAAAAATCCGACAAGCGATGTCGATGGGTTGGATGCAGCGCGCAAAATGGTCATTTTGGCTCGTCTTGCCTTCGGAACGAATGATGTGACTTTGGATGATGTAGCAGTGACTGGTATCCGCAATGTTTCCATCAACGATATCAAGTTGGCGAATCGTTTAGGCTACAAAATCAAATTGATCGGTACTGCCGAAAAAATCGAAGACAGTGTCAATGTGGAAGTCGGACCGGTATTTGTTCCGGAATCGCATCCTTTGGCCAGCGTCAACAATGAAATGAATGCTGTCTTTGTGGCTGGGGAAGCTCTTGGGGAAACGATGTTCTACGGTGCCGGAGCTGGTGAGTTGCCTACCGCGACAGCTGTTGTCAGTGATGTGATGAATATCGCAAAAAATATCCTTTTGGGAACAACCGGAAACATTTTCAACGAGTATGAGGTAGAGACTTTGATCGCGAAACCTGAGCAGGTCATCAACCCGGTATTCATGCGTTTGGAAGTTACCGATCGTGCCGGACAGTTTTTGGAATTGGCGAAAATCTTCGCCACTGCGGAAGTCAGCTTTGACAAGATCATCCAAGAGCCATTGGCAAACGGTAAGGCGATCATTGTTATCGTTACGCATCCGATGTCGAAAGCGCAAGAAAATGAAATCATCCAGGCGATGGAAGATAATGATGATATGAAATTGAAGGTCCATTTCAAAGTATTGGAACACTGA
- a CDS encoding YkuJ family protein, producing the protein MKPSQLSAILRRLEVMMEDNGDVEIRRFEKEGVERCVVKYNRDTESFELEEHDSNQTYQFDDLDLVAIEIYELLQD; encoded by the coding sequence ATGAAACCTTCACAGCTCTCAGCGATCCTTCGTCGCCTAGAAGTAATGATGGAAGACAATGGTGATGTCGAAATCCGTCGTTTTGAAAAAGAAGGCGTAGAACGTTGCGTCGTTAAATACAACCGCGATACGGAAAGTTTTGAATTGGAAGAACACGATTCAAACCAAACTTATCAATTTGATGATCTTGATTTAGTTGCCATCGAAATTTACGAATTATTGCAAGATTAA
- a CDS encoding NAD(P)-dependent oxidoreductase, which yields MEKIGFIGTGVMGSSMIKHLMNAGYPVQVYNRTKSRADEVVAKGAGWCDTPADVTAQSDIVITMVGYPNDVEETYFGESGIFSKADDHHILIDMTTSTPTLAEKIYAFGKERGIRTLDAPVSGGDKGAQNGTLTTMVGGDEGAFGAAKEVLSVFSSKVMLQGPAGSGQHTKMANQIMVAGTMTGMTELLVYSKAAGLDLERVIEQVGSGSAANWSLTNYAPRILKQDYSAGFFVKHFVKDLKIALDEADRLGVDLPATKQAAVLYEQLADNGFAGDGTQALVKLWWGE from the coding sequence ATGGAAAAAATTGGTTTTATCGGAACGGGTGTCATGGGCTCATCCATGATCAAACATCTCATGAATGCGGGTTATCCTGTCCAGGTCTATAATCGGACGAAGAGTAGAGCGGATGAGGTTGTCGCAAAAGGAGCCGGTTGGTGCGATACCCCTGCCGACGTGACGGCGCAATCGGACATCGTCATTACGATGGTGGGCTATCCGAATGACGTGGAAGAGACCTATTTTGGGGAGAGCGGAATCTTTTCGAAAGCGGATGACCACCATATTCTCATTGATATGACAACGAGTACACCGACTTTGGCTGAAAAAATATACGCTTTCGGGAAAGAAAGAGGGATCCGGACGTTGGATGCTCCGGTATCAGGAGGAGACAAAGGGGCGCAAAACGGCACGCTCACAACGATGGTCGGCGGAGATGAGGGAGCGTTTGGTGCCGCAAAAGAAGTCTTGTCTGTTTTTTCGAGCAAGGTAATGCTGCAAGGGCCAGCCGGCAGCGGCCAGCACACAAAAATGGCCAACCAGATCATGGTTGCCGGCACGATGACGGGAATGACCGAATTACTGGTTTATTCGAAAGCAGCGGGATTGGATTTGGAACGCGTGATCGAACAAGTCGGTTCCGGCAGCGCCGCTAACTGGTCTTTGACGAACTATGCCCCCAGGATCCTGAAACAAGATTACTCAGCCGGCTTTTTCGTCAAACATTTCGTCAAAGATCTGAAGATTGCACTGGATGAAGCGGATAGGCTGGGCGTCGATTTGCCTGCTACCAAACAGGCGGCGGTACTTTACGAACAATTAGCGGACAACGGTTTTGCTGGTGATGGGACGCAAGCGCTTGTGAAACTTTGGTGGGGGGAATAG